Part of the Ctenopharyngodon idella isolate HZGC_01 chromosome 8, HZGC01, whole genome shotgun sequence genome, ATTACAGATTTTTCACTTGATGTTTAAATGTAGTATTTACTTATAATTTTTATCATCATAAATAATAAActcatttaatttgattaatatttttatttgtaagtaatagtaaaatagttccaactgTTTTTTCtatggtaccgaaattggtaccaaGAACCGTGAAATTTTACTGGTACTGGTACCAACTGGAATGTTGGTGCTGTGACACAACCCTACCCGGAACATTCCTTTAGGGTTTATCTTATCCTATTTCCAAATGCGCTCCAGCCTAAAGTCAacaaaatttctattttaaactattttaggAAATGTCCATATTTTTAAGGTTTGATCTTCTAAATCTACGTCAATGCAGAAGAGTGGCGttaagtaaaaatgttttttacgAGCACTGTAAAGGAAAACATGCTTGTCATATTTGTTCTGCTGCCAGATTGCGTTTGAATCTCTGAGTTCCCATTAAGAGCAAAGTTCACCCCAAAACAAACAGCTGTGGATGGCTGAAATAGAGTCTGAAGCGTTGAAGCTGTGCATTGAAGCAGAACAAGCAGGATGATTCGAAGTGGTCTGAAACATACAAGCTGTGAGTTTTTTAGTGTATTTGTTCTGTAGTGTTTGTACTTACATTCTGTTGCTCAAGGCTTTTCGGTATGAGAGCTTGTGTCTgctatgaaataaaaaacaaggtaattgcaactttgtatctaacaattctgacttcctcataattgtgagataccAGACTGCACTGCAAGTGAGCTGCACACTGCGATACAACATTTTAGCTTTTGTTTCGGGACAGTTGAAGGAATTGACACTTGTACTGATGCACAGTGTTACATTGTTCATCaataaagtttatcatttgcccGTCTTTTTAAgttttgccaatttaaacattgtgATTTTTAAACCACTCGGTCCTTTCATGCTGTCTGAGAGACAGTTTTCTGTGTCCTTGTGGTAGCtgaaacgtgctgcgtaacacgagaatgaacctcattggttcttgcttaagctgaaacgtgctgcgtaacacgagaatgaacctcattggttcttgctgaagctgaaacgtgctgcgtaacacgagaatgaacctcattggttcttgcttaagctgaaacgtgctgcgtaacacgagaatgaacctcattggttcttgcttaagctgaaacgtgctgcgtaacacgagaatgaacctcattggttcttgctgaagctcaaacgtgcctgcgtaacacgagaatgaacctcattggttcttgcttaAGCTGAAACGTGCttcgtaacacgagaatgaacctcattggttcttgcttaAGCTGAAACGTGCttcgtaacacgagaatgaacctcattggttcttgcttaAGCTGAAACGTGCttcgtaacacgagaatgaacctcattggttcttgctgaagctcaaacgtgcttcgtaacacgagaatgaacctcattggttcttgtgaagctcaaacgtgcttcgtaacacgagaatgaacctcattggttcattctcgtgctgcgtaacacgagaatgaacctcattggttcttgctgaagctcaattgtgctgcgtaacacgagaatgaacctcattggttcttgctgaagctgaaacgtgctgcgtaacacgagaatgaacctcattgattcttgctgaagctcaaacgtgctgcgtaacacgagaatgaacctcattggttcttgctgaagctcaaacgtgctgcgtaacacgagaatgaacctcattggttcttgctgaagctcaaacgtgctgcgtaacacgagaatgaacctcattggttcttgctgaagctcaaacgtgctgcgtaacacgagaatgaacctcattggttcttgctgaagctcaaacgtgctgcgtaacacgagaatgaacctcattggttcttgctgaagctcaaacgtgctgcgtaacacgagaatgaacctcattggttcttgctgaagctcaaacgtgctgcgtaacacgagaatgaacctcattggttcttgctgaagctcaaacgtgctgcgtaacacgagaatgaacctcattggttcttgctgaagctgaaacgtgctgcgtaacacgagaatgaacctcattgattcttgctgaagctcaaacgtgctgcgtaacacgagaatgaacctcattggttcttgctgaagctcaaacgtgctgcgtaacacgagaatgaacctcattggttcttgctgaagctcaaacgtgctgcgtaacacgagaatgaacctcattggttcttgctgaagctcaaacgtgctgcgtaacacgagaatgaacctcattggttcttgctgaagctcaaacgtgctgcgtaacacgagaatgaacctcattggttcttgctgaagctcaaacgtgctgcgtaacacgagaatgaacctcattggttcttgctgaagctcaaacgtgctgcgtaacacgagaatgaacctcattggttcttgctgaagctcaaacgtgctgcgtaacacgagaatgaacctcattggttcttgctgaagctcaaacgtgctgcgtaacacgagaatgaacctcattggttcttgctgaagctcaaacgtgctgcgtaacacgagaatgaacctcattggttcttgctgaagctcaaacgtgctgcgtaacaagagaatgaacctcattggttcttgctgaagctcaaacgtgcttcgtaacacgagaatgaacctcattggttcttgtgaagctcaaacgtgccgcgtaacacgagaatgaacctcattgggttttgctgaagctcaaacgtgctgcgtaacacgaaaaaaaacctcattggttcttgctgaagctcaaacgtgctgcgtaacacgagaatgaacctcattggttcttgctgaagctcaaacgtgctgcgtaacacgagaatgaacctcattggttcttgctgaagctcaaacgtgccgcgtaacacgagaatgaacctcattggttcttgctgaagctgaaacgtgctgcgtaacacgagaatgaacctcattggttcttgctgaagctcaaacgtgctgcgtaacacgagaatgaacctcattgattcttgctgaagctcaaacgtgctgcgtaacacgagaatgaacctcattggttcttgctgaagctcaaacgtgctgcgtaacacgagaatgaacctcattggttcttgctgaagctcaaacgtgctgcgtaacacgagaatgaacctcattggttcttgctgaagctcaaacgtgctgcgtaacacgagaatgaacctcattggttcttgcttaAGCTGAAATGTGCttcgtaacacgagaatgaacctcattggttcttgcttaAGCTGAAACGTGCttcgtaacacgagaatgaacctcattggttcttgctgaagctcaaacgtgctgcgtaacacgaatgaacctcattggttcttgctgaagctcaaacgtgctgcgtaacacgagaatgaacctcattggttcttgctgaagctcaaacgtgctgcgtaacacgagaatgaacctcattggttcttgctgaagctcaaacgtgccgcgtaacacgagaatgaacctcattggttcttgctgaagctcaaacgtgccgcgtaacacgagaatgaacctcattggttcttgctgaagctcaaacgtgccacgtaacacgagaatgaacctcattggttcttgctgaagctcaaacgtgccgcgtaacacgagaatgaacctcattgggttttgctgaagctcaaacgtgctgcgtaacacgaaaatgaacctcattggttcttgctgaagctcaaacgtgctgcgtaacacgagaatgaacctcattggttcttgctgaagctcaaacgtgctgcgtaacacgagaatgaacctcattggttcttgctgaagctcaaacgtgctgcgtaacacgagaatgaacctcattgattcttgctgaagctcaaacgtggtgcgtaacacgagaatgaacctcattggttcttgctgaagctcaaacgtgctgcgtaacacgagaatgaacctcattggttcttgctgaagctcaaacgtgctgcgtaacacgagaatgaacctcattggttcttgctgaagctcaaacgtgctgcgtaacacgagaatgaacctcattgattcttgctgaagctcaaacgtggtgcgtaacacgagaatgaacctcattggttcttgctgaagctcaaacgtgctgcgtaacatgagaatgaatctTTTTGGTTAaggcactgtttattttatttttgtcttttaaagcGCAAAccgtttaagcgcaataagccaTGAAAAAGAGCTCAATTTGTTTTTCGCGAGCTGTTTAAGAGACGGCTTTTTGGTGTGAGCGTGAAACCTGCAggaatgactaaaattatgCACTTT contains:
- the LOC127517186 gene encoding uncharacterized protein LOC127517186 — protein: MRFILVLRSTFELQQEPMRFILLLRSTFELQQEPMRFILVLRSTFELQQEPMRFILVLRSTFELQQEPMRFILVLRSTFELQQEPMRFILVLRSTFELQQEPMRFILVLRSTFELQQEPMRFILVLRSTFELQQEPMRFILVLRSTFELQQEPMRFILVLRSTFELQQEPMRFILVLRSTFELQQEPMRFILVLRSTFELQQESMRFILVLRSTFQLQQEPMRFILVLRSTFELQQEPMRFILVLRSTFELQQEPMRFILVLRSTFELQQEPMRFILVLRSTFELQQEPMRFILVLRSTFELQQEPMRFILVLRSTFELQQEPMRFILVLRSTFELQQEPMRFILVLRSTFELQQESMRFILVLRSTFQLQQEPMRFILVLRSTIELQQEPMRFILVLRSTRMNQ